A single Epinephelus fuscoguttatus linkage group LG13, E.fuscoguttatus.final_Chr_v1 DNA region contains:
- the LOC125899256 gene encoding norrin, whose translation MKPFISAGPPSGLLLVLMCCPLLGLVQSASSNKASDNGHPHLGDSDPERCMRHHFVETITHPIYKCNSKMVLLARCEGHCSHTTRSDPLISFSSVLKQPFKSTCSCCRPHTSKLKAVRLRCAGGTRITATYRYILACNCEECS comes from the exons ATGAAACCGTTCATCTCTGCGGGCCCCCCCTCCGGCCTGCTGCTGGTCCTGAtgtgctgccccctgctgggcTTGGTCCAGTCTGCCAGCAGCAACAAGGCCAGCGATAACGGACACCCGCACCTGGGAGACTCCGACCCAGAGCGCTGCATGAGGCACCACTTTGTGGAGACCATCACACACCCGATTTATAAGTGCAACTCCAAG ATGGTGTTGCTGGCGCGCTGCGAGGGCCACTGCAGCCACACGACCCGCTCCGACCCCCTCATCTCCTTCAGCTCGGTGCTCAAGCAGCCCTTCAAGAGCACCTGCTCCTGCTGCCGGCCGCACACCTCCAAGCTGAAGGCGGTGAGGCTGCGCTGCGCCGGCGGGACTCGCATCACGGCCACTTACAGATACATCCTAGCCTGCAACTGCGAGGAGTGCAGCTGA